Proteins found in one Palaeococcus ferrophilus DSM 13482 genomic segment:
- a CDS encoding glucodextranase DOMON-like domain-containing protein translates to MRKLGAVLAALMLLGVFGFVFASATTVAVDLAHGENDKYLAQDVLDFDTNETLAHGIIPTIDFVDWAYFGDPTQADVLGITNLGEKITADALNGVDVLIIGQPTSPFDPEEIMAIVDWFNQGGKVLWIAGDSDYGSGPQVIDYVDTLLEQLGVKLRLDQASVESPTLNAGAGYRVIGIVNPDPNTPNADVITQGFKHEGHVLYHGPGVVAWVDDDGNWQPLIDGNVPENVYRIVKTAEDGTIVENTDPAANAYLAGDTGVFTLLAAEKMGDSWLIVSGESPYGDYEPTWSAKYHGVELDGPTFVTNMIKWITGLTAAPAPAGEEVVDIKDPEGDDHGPGTYTYPTNAVFNGEGLFDLVDFKIKDAGDNYILEFYFKNLGGNPWNGQNGFSLQIIEAYFDFKDGGSTDAIKMDENAPTPGSNVAIDPDHPWDVALRIHGWGNTLVLPDGTTKDVKVSADLDKNVIMVEVPKDYLEVKPGLYGAILVGSQDGFGVDTWRAVAVDAEEWKLGGAEADAVINGVAPRVLDLLVPAGFKPTQEEQLKSYDAANAKPAVVKMIPIIKPKVTTVTQTVTQTETVTTKVQKTVTATETTTTTTSGTCGPAAIGLFALLPLLALRKKRE, encoded by the coding sequence ATGCGGAAACTTGGAGCAGTGTTAGCTGCCCTAATGCTTTTGGGAGTTTTTGGCTTCGTCTTTGCAAGCGCTACCACCGTGGCAGTGGACCTCGCCCACGGTGAGAACGATAAGTACCTGGCGCAGGATGTGCTGGACTTTGATACCAACGAGACCCTAGCCCATGGAATAATTCCAACGATAGACTTCGTGGACTGGGCCTACTTCGGAGACCCGACCCAGGCGGACGTGCTTGGAATCACGAACCTTGGGGAGAAGATAACCGCCGATGCCCTTAACGGCGTTGACGTCCTCATCATCGGCCAGCCCACCAGCCCCTTTGACCCCGAGGAGATAATGGCCATCGTTGACTGGTTCAACCAGGGCGGAAAGGTTCTCTGGATTGCAGGTGACAGCGATTACGGAAGCGGCCCGCAGGTTATTGACTACGTTGACACGCTCCTCGAGCAGCTCGGGGTCAAGCTCAGGCTCGACCAGGCCTCCGTTGAGAGCCCGACCCTCAACGCCGGTGCCGGTTACCGTGTCATTGGCATTGTGAACCCAGATCCCAACACCCCGAACGCGGACGTTATAACCCAGGGCTTCAAGCACGAGGGCCACGTGCTCTACCACGGCCCGGGAGTTGTCGCGTGGGTGGACGATGATGGAAACTGGCAGCCCCTTATTGATGGCAACGTTCCCGAGAACGTTTACAGGATAGTAAAGACCGCCGAGGACGGAACCATCGTCGAGAACACTGATCCAGCGGCCAACGCCTACCTCGCCGGTGACACGGGTGTCTTCACGCTTCTCGCCGCCGAGAAGATGGGCGACAGCTGGCTCATCGTGAGCGGTGAGAGCCCCTACGGTGACTACGAGCCCACCTGGTCAGCCAAGTACCACGGCGTCGAGCTCGACGGTCCGACCTTCGTTACCAACATGATAAAGTGGATAACCGGCCTTACCGCGGCTCCCGCCCCTGCGGGTGAGGAAGTCGTTGACATAAAGGACCCCGAGGGAGACGACCACGGTCCGGGAACCTACACCTATCCGACCAACGCCGTCTTCAACGGTGAGGGCCTCTTCGACCTCGTTGACTTCAAGATCAAGGACGCGGGCGACAACTACATCCTCGAGTTCTACTTCAAGAACCTCGGCGGAAACCCATGGAACGGCCAGAACGGCTTCAGCCTCCAGATCATAGAGGCTTACTTCGACTTCAAGGACGGTGGAAGCACCGACGCCATTAAGATGGACGAGAACGCCCCCACTCCGGGTTCAAACGTTGCCATTGACCCCGACCACCCGTGGGACGTTGCCCTCAGGATACACGGATGGGGCAACACCCTCGTTCTCCCGGACGGAACCACAAAGGACGTTAAGGTCTCGGCCGACCTTGACAAGAATGTCATAATGGTCGAGGTTCCGAAGGACTACCTCGAGGTCAAGCCCGGCCTCTACGGCGCAATCCTCGTTGGAAGCCAGGATGGATTCGGCGTTGACACCTGGAGGGCAGTTGCCGTTGACGCGGAGGAGTGGAAGCTCGGCGGTGCAGAGGCCGATGCTGTCATAAACGGCGTCGCCCCGAGGGTGCTCGACCTCCTCGTCCCGGCCGGCTTCAAGCCCACCCAGGAGGAGCAGCTCAAGAGCTACGACGCCGCCAACGCCAAGCCCGCCGTGGTCAAGATGATACCCATAATCAAGCCCAAGGTTACCACGGTCACCCAGACCGTCACCCAGACGGAGACCGTGACCACGAAGGTCCAGAAGACCGTCACCGCCACGGAGACCACGACCACCACCACGAGCGGCACATGCGGTCCGGCTGCCATAGGCCTCTTCGCCCTCCTGCCGCTCCTGGCACTCAGGAAGAAGAGGGAGTGA
- a CDS encoding ABC transporter substrate-binding protein, whose amino-acid sequence MKKALALLLVVALFLSPLFVQPVKADGVTLVILTRHDTTIQQLAKQAFLNSDIAKQYNIQDIIFRKAPESQWKVFIERGQADIGWGGGPTLFDNLYTQGYLTPIDDPKILGLLDNQIRESIGGMPLVRKGDDGKVYWIAAALSSFGYTINKDVLKRYNLPEPEKWEDIASEAFALDPPQFGMADPTRSTSNTRIYQIIVQAFGWDEGWKVLTIMAANAKIYDASDAVREAVIGGDIAVGTTIDFYGYTAMKLNPACVYIVPKGESVLNGDPIALLTSVKNKEAAQAFIYWVLTDGQKIWLDEKVNRMPVNPAVFDTPEGQKRPDLKAAYELTLKTEGIEFNDARALATEKSLQNYFKATLVDANEELHKAWVSLVSAKREGKIDEATFEKLKAELLEPIQFKDPDTGDMVTFTEDYAKKINNRFLTDAAFKDQITNEWRDAARAKYQKVLDDLNAAIASAGSTGGETSSPAPTKSSTKPQVCGPAAIGIFALLPLLALRRKRE is encoded by the coding sequence ATGAAGAAGGCACTAGCACTGCTTCTGGTGGTGGCTCTCTTCCTGAGCCCGCTCTTTGTCCAGCCCGTGAAAGCGGATGGCGTGACTCTTGTGATACTGACCAGACACGACACGACGATACAGCAGCTCGCCAAGCAGGCGTTCCTCAACAGCGACATCGCAAAGCAGTACAACATACAGGACATAATCTTTAGAAAGGCACCTGAGTCCCAGTGGAAGGTCTTCATAGAACGCGGCCAGGCGGACATTGGATGGGGTGGAGGGCCAACGCTCTTTGACAACCTCTACACCCAGGGCTACCTTACCCCAATAGACGACCCGAAGATACTCGGACTCCTTGACAATCAAATCCGCGAGAGCATAGGTGGAATGCCCCTCGTCAGGAAGGGGGACGATGGAAAAGTTTACTGGATAGCCGCGGCTCTCTCGTCCTTCGGCTACACCATAAACAAGGACGTCCTCAAGCGCTACAACCTCCCCGAACCCGAGAAGTGGGAGGACATAGCGAGCGAGGCCTTCGCCCTTGACCCACCGCAGTTCGGAATGGCCGACCCGACGAGGAGCACCTCAAACACAAGGATTTACCAGATCATCGTGCAGGCCTTTGGATGGGACGAGGGCTGGAAGGTTCTAACCATAATGGCGGCGAACGCGAAGATATACGACGCCAGTGACGCCGTTAGGGAGGCTGTCATCGGTGGCGACATCGCCGTTGGAACAACCATTGACTTCTACGGCTACACCGCCATGAAGCTCAACCCCGCGTGTGTTTACATAGTCCCCAAGGGGGAGAGCGTCCTCAACGGCGACCCGATAGCCCTCCTCACGAGCGTTAAGAACAAGGAGGCGGCCCAGGCCTTCATATACTGGGTTCTCACAGATGGCCAGAAGATATGGCTCGATGAGAAGGTCAACAGGATGCCCGTTAACCCGGCCGTCTTCGACACGCCCGAGGGCCAGAAGAGGCCTGACCTCAAGGCCGCCTACGAGCTCACCCTCAAGACGGAGGGTATTGAGTTCAACGATGCAAGGGCCCTCGCCACGGAGAAGTCCCTCCAAAACTACTTCAAGGCTACCCTCGTTGATGCCAACGAAGAGCTCCACAAGGCGTGGGTTTCTCTCGTTTCAGCTAAGAGGGAGGGTAAGATAGACGAGGCTACGTTCGAAAAGCTCAAGGCTGAGCTCCTCGAGCCCATACAGTTCAAAGACCCCGATACCGGCGACATGGTCACCTTCACCGAGGACTACGCGAAGAAGATAAACAACCGCTTCCTCACGGATGCAGCATTCAAGGACCAGATAACCAACGAGTGGCGTGACGCCGCGAGGGCCAAGTACCAGAAGGTTCTCGACGACCTGAACGCTGCCATAGCAAGCGCTGGAAGCACCGGGGGTGAAACATCCTCTCCTGCCCCGACCAAGAGTTCAACCAAACCCCAGGTGTGCGGTCCGGCCGCCATAGGCATCTTTGCACTATTGCCGCTTTTGGCTCTAAGAAGGAAGCGTGAGTGA
- a CDS encoding ABC transporter permease, translated as MAKVSKWSERLFGTPLFEPLVAFSYLFPLSYLAVFLLVPVLAMLLIAFSYNGSFSTHWFSNILHSSFYVQFPPRGDFMTSQIIPGTGEKVILIRGMDFGVVPNSLLVSAIVTLLASLMGTIFAFVMARYDFRGKNFFRIALFVPLLVTPFVNAYVIKKMFVEYGLINYIFHDTLRLLPFRLKIDGLAGVALAQAMAYYPIVYLNAYASFINIDPTLEEQAENLGSGGLHLFRTVTFPLALPGIAAGATLVFIFSLEDLAAPIVFQGDPLARKIMSFQIYSKFIGEFGERSPEIAALSIIMLTLAVLAFLGIRKYVSLRQYAMISKGGRWKPRVSKPKTWQAAIIYVLLLPLLLLTIFPQLGVVMLAFAKQWSVTVLPSGFTTEWIKEMFTQPEARSAIANSLMYAGSAVLLIILLAVTSSYAAGRFKGSLSPILESIVILPIAVPGIVIAMGYFYLFSELFPNTVLDPISINFNPAPVLIIAYSIRRLPFAARSVFAGLQQVHVSLEEASMNLGAGRWKTISSILLPMISLNVLGGGMLSFVYAMSETSTSITLGALVTSRQPITAYIADLIGSAAGSVNLAAALGVLLITVQITAIVIVNLITKQRYSFIGLT; from the coding sequence GTGGCAAAGGTGAGCAAATGGAGTGAGAGACTTTTCGGAACGCCATTGTTTGAACCGCTTGTGGCATTCTCATACCTGTTCCCGCTGTCCTACCTGGCGGTCTTCCTTCTCGTGCCCGTGCTGGCGATGCTTCTAATAGCATTCAGCTACAACGGGAGCTTCTCAACGCACTGGTTCAGCAATATCCTCCACTCGAGCTTCTACGTCCAGTTCCCGCCGAGGGGAGACTTCATGACAAGCCAGATAATACCCGGAACCGGGGAGAAGGTTATCCTAATCAGGGGGATGGACTTTGGGGTGGTTCCCAACTCGCTCCTCGTTTCGGCGATTGTTACACTCCTTGCTTCCCTCATGGGAACCATATTCGCCTTCGTGATGGCGCGCTACGATTTCAGGGGCAAGAACTTTTTCAGGATCGCCCTCTTCGTGCCCCTCCTCGTTACTCCCTTCGTTAACGCCTACGTCATAAAGAAGATGTTCGTGGAGTACGGCCTTATAAACTACATATTCCATGACACGCTCCGCCTCCTCCCTTTCAGACTCAAAATAGATGGTTTAGCGGGTGTGGCCCTCGCCCAGGCCATGGCTTACTACCCCATAGTCTACCTCAACGCCTACGCGAGCTTCATCAACATTGACCCCACCCTCGAGGAGCAGGCAGAGAACCTCGGGAGCGGCGGCCTTCACCTCTTCAGAACCGTTACCTTCCCACTCGCCCTCCCGGGAATAGCGGCGGGAGCCACCCTCGTCTTCATCTTCAGCCTCGAAGACCTCGCGGCCCCTATAGTCTTCCAGGGTGACCCGCTCGCCAGGAAGATTATGTCCTTCCAGATTTACAGCAAGTTCATAGGCGAGTTTGGTGAAAGAAGCCCTGAGATTGCCGCCCTGTCAATCATAATGCTCACCCTCGCCGTTCTGGCTTTCCTTGGAATAAGGAAGTATGTGAGCCTGAGGCAGTACGCCATGATAAGCAAGGGCGGAAGGTGGAAGCCGAGGGTCAGCAAACCCAAGACCTGGCAGGCGGCCATAATCTACGTACTGCTCCTTCCGCTTCTCCTCCTTACCATATTCCCGCAGCTTGGAGTTGTTATGCTCGCCTTCGCCAAGCAGTGGAGCGTTACGGTTCTCCCGAGCGGCTTCACCACGGAGTGGATAAAGGAGATGTTCACCCAGCCCGAAGCAAGGAGCGCCATCGCCAACAGTCTCATGTATGCTGGAAGCGCGGTTCTCCTCATAATCCTCCTCGCGGTGACGTCCTCCTACGCGGCCGGAAGGTTCAAGGGTTCGCTCAGCCCGATCCTCGAGAGCATAGTCATCCTCCCCATAGCCGTTCCGGGAATAGTCATCGCCATGGGGTACTTCTACCTGTTCTCGGAGCTCTTCCCCAACACGGTTCTCGACCCGATAAGCATAAACTTCAATCCGGCTCCCGTCCTCATTATCGCCTATTCGATAAGGCGTCTGCCCTTCGCGGCACGTTCCGTCTTCGCTGGGCTTCAACAGGTTCACGTGTCCCTTGAGGAGGCTTCAATGAACCTCGGTGCCGGCAGGTGGAAGACCATAAGCAGCATCCTCCTTCCGATGATTTCACTCAACGTCCTCGGTGGCGGAATGCTCAGCTTCGTTTACGCCATGAGCGAGACGAGCACGAGCATCACCCTCGGTGCCCTCGTCACGAGCAGACAGCCCATAACGGCTTACATAGCGGACCTCATAGGTTCAGCCGCCGGAAGCGTTAATCTCGCAGCGGCCCTTGGTGTGCTCCTCATAACCGTCCAGATAACGGCAATAGTTATTGTGAACCTGATAACCAAGCAGAGGTACTCCTTCATTGGCCTTACGTGA
- a CDS encoding ABC transporter ATP-binding protein, producing the protein MVEVRLENVVKTFGETVALKGINLNIKHGELFTLLGPSGCGKSTTLRIIAGLDFPDEGSKVYFDKDDVTYMSSSERGAVLVFQNYALWPHMTVFDNVAYGLKLKKLPKEEIRKKVEWALELVKLKGFEDRYPTQLSGGQQQRVAIARALVVEPRILLLDEPLSNLDAKLRLEMRSEIRRIQRELGITVLYVTHDQEEAMAISDRIAVMNVGTVEQVGTPREIYESPKTEFVASFMGKTNVIPAEVVERNGDRVTVEFEGIRLDGLHYTGESDKVVVVIRPERINLAPVENGVSMEGTVDLVEYYGFFVEIVGLFGETRIIARTISDRDIGSLRPTQPVKFYINRDDIIVLPKQNL; encoded by the coding sequence ATGGTGGAAGTCAGGCTTGAAAACGTTGTTAAAACATTTGGCGAAACCGTTGCGCTGAAGGGAATAAACCTCAACATAAAGCACGGGGAGCTCTTCACGCTCCTCGGACCGAGCGGCTGTGGAAAGTCAACTACCCTGAGGATCATCGCGGGACTGGACTTTCCGGATGAGGGGAGCAAGGTTTACTTCGACAAAGATGATGTCACGTACATGAGCTCAAGCGAGCGTGGAGCGGTACTCGTCTTCCAGAACTACGCCCTCTGGCCCCACATGACCGTCTTCGACAACGTCGCCTACGGCCTCAAACTCAAGAAGCTCCCCAAGGAGGAGATAAGGAAGAAGGTCGAGTGGGCGCTTGAGCTGGTCAAGCTCAAGGGCTTCGAGGACCGCTATCCCACCCAGCTTTCCGGCGGTCAGCAGCAGCGTGTGGCCATTGCGAGGGCCCTCGTCGTTGAGCCGAGAATACTCCTCCTTGACGAGCCGCTCAGCAACCTCGACGCCAAGCTCAGACTTGAGATGCGCTCGGAGATAAGGAGAATACAGCGCGAGCTTGGAATCACAGTCCTCTACGTCACCCACGATCAGGAGGAGGCCATGGCCATAAGCGACAGGATAGCGGTCATGAACGTTGGAACCGTGGAGCAGGTCGGCACGCCGAGGGAGATTTACGAGAGCCCGAAAACGGAGTTCGTCGCTTCCTTCATGGGCAAAACGAACGTTATTCCCGCGGAGGTCGTTGAGAGGAACGGCGATAGGGTTACCGTCGAGTTCGAGGGCATAAGGCTCGATGGCCTCCACTACACGGGCGAGAGCGACAAGGTTGTCGTCGTTATAAGGCCGGAGAGGATAAACCTCGCCCCCGTGGAGAACGGCGTCAGCATGGAGGGAACGGTTGACCTCGTGGAGTACTACGGCTTCTTCGTGGAAATCGTCGGCCTCTTCGGGGAGACGAGGATAATAGCCAGAACGATAAGCGACAGGGACATAGGTTCACTCCGCCCGACCCAGCCCGTGAAGTTCTACATCAACAGGGACGACATAATAGTCCTCCCGAAGCAGAACCTTTAA
- a CDS encoding DUF447 domain-containing protein, which translates to MIDLFTEGQVYEVLLVTRSNVTPVGVVREGEMFRFKLFGGKSAAELRELSYAVLHVTNDVELLVKTALNMEVGFEFEDAETVPIKRIRGLPSIEGRVEWVEREWEDELGKTAVLECAFTPLHVEAKTLPPRPLSRADYALLEMAVELTRLLAALKTDNAELIERYRQRVEDNYRRYRRFGGRSPLVEEMRSMLHTVLG; encoded by the coding sequence ATGATAGATCTCTTCACCGAAGGCCAGGTTTACGAGGTTCTTCTTGTCACCCGGTCAAACGTAACCCCCGTGGGTGTCGTGAGGGAGGGGGAAATGTTCCGTTTCAAGCTCTTCGGGGGAAAGAGCGCCGCGGAGCTGAGGGAGCTTTCCTACGCTGTTCTGCATGTCACTAATGACGTGGAGCTTCTCGTTAAAACTGCCCTCAACATGGAGGTCGGCTTTGAGTTCGAGGACGCTGAGACCGTCCCCATAAAGCGCATCAGGGGGCTCCCTTCCATCGAGGGGCGCGTCGAGTGGGTGGAGAGGGAATGGGAGGACGAACTCGGGAAGACGGCGGTACTCGAGTGTGCCTTCACACCTCTCCACGTTGAGGCCAAAACCCTCCCCCCGAGACCGCTCAGCAGGGCCGATTACGCCCTCCTCGAGATGGCGGTGGAACTCACGCGACTTCTCGCGGCCCTGAAGACAGACAACGCGGAGCTCATAGAGAGGTATCGGCAGAGGGTGGAGGATAACTACCGCCGTTACAGGCGCTTCGGGGGGAGAAGTCCCCTCGTCGAGGAGATGCGTTCGATGCTCCACACGGTTTTGGGCTGA
- a CDS encoding metallophosphoesterase: MKRFAAFLLALMVLSLVPVSHVSAGSLPYEIIKYPTTGSPAITKPGASITIQFYDGVEIQKASIISILHGPYDLEIIGKGPNWVLAKVPEDVVPESYFLQLETNKGEVIIPNGVVVYDAYPKVLRIFQVSDTHITSGSKVGFVDGELWNRNPLKLENPIPLTSYFATDSALTYAGMVDAVNLVVATGDVVDTAGDIKGYNLLLNIISDLVATGKPMVIIKGNHDDPPTYYSKLIGQTYFNLTIGKFLLIGLDSHGEEAHPDMAQLDWLESVLKAHPDEIPIVLVHHPFWYKGSEGWIGGYINGTAFDDASWQEMVPYVGYYWIGGPQKTSEDIARRFLQMVEKYNIKLVLSGHIHHDKLHIFVDPSGEEHWFVTLTTTGAPDKETNPPSRAGRSPTWYGSNIIEIDENGNVKLPEVEELFGTLFNDFISMPVPQEFMVFRKSGEDGAGAYFINEFREVSGRFVLVAPEGSKVDEESTDIPYKLLGERTIGDKHYMLFEVTVPLGKHQLVVSKAPDTTKPEVKIAYTSPAKPKVGKPFKVYFKATDNLGVKEAYVEIVTANGTKSYVGIPTKGDPNGDYLYAQVDKVDSEDYIIRAVAVDFHGNKAVDEKVVGNPTFTETTTTTPTTTTTTTSSTTTSITTTSSPTTTSTTPSSTQSTPESTSTTGGTCGPAFIGALALVPLLLRRRK; this comes from the coding sequence ATGAAGAGGTTCGCGGCATTTCTTCTGGCCCTGATGGTTCTAAGCCTCGTGCCCGTTAGTCACGTGAGCGCGGGCAGTCTTCCCTATGAGATAATAAAGTACCCCACCACAGGAAGCCCAGCGATAACAAAGCCCGGTGCTTCAATAACCATCCAGTTCTACGACGGCGTCGAAATCCAGAAGGCTAGCATAATCTCGATACTCCACGGCCCCTACGATCTCGAAATCATTGGCAAAGGTCCCAACTGGGTTCTCGCCAAGGTTCCGGAAGACGTTGTTCCCGAGAGCTACTTCCTCCAGCTCGAGACGAACAAGGGGGAGGTTATAATACCCAACGGCGTCGTTGTCTACGATGCATATCCCAAAGTCCTACGCATCTTCCAGGTCAGTGATACCCACATAACGAGCGGCTCGAAGGTGGGCTTCGTTGACGGCGAGCTCTGGAACAGGAACCCTCTGAAGCTTGAGAACCCGATTCCGCTCACGAGCTACTTCGCAACGGACAGTGCCCTCACCTACGCGGGCATGGTTGATGCGGTCAACCTTGTCGTGGCCACGGGAGACGTTGTTGACACCGCGGGCGACATAAAGGGGTACAATCTCCTGCTAAACATAATTAGTGATCTCGTCGCCACCGGAAAGCCGATGGTCATAATCAAGGGCAACCACGACGACCCCCCAACATACTACTCCAAGCTCATAGGCCAGACCTATTTCAACCTCACCATAGGCAAGTTCCTCCTCATAGGGCTCGACTCCCACGGTGAGGAGGCCCACCCCGACATGGCCCAGCTTGACTGGCTCGAGAGCGTCCTCAAGGCCCACCCCGACGAGATACCCATAGTCCTCGTCCACCATCCCTTCTGGTACAAGGGTTCGGAGGGATGGATAGGCGGCTACATCAACGGGACGGCCTTCGACGATGCAAGCTGGCAGGAGATGGTGCCCTACGTGGGCTACTACTGGATAGGCGGTCCCCAGAAGACCAGTGAGGACATAGCGAGGCGCTTCCTCCAGATGGTTGAGAAGTACAACATAAAGCTCGTCCTCAGCGGACACATTCACCATGACAAGCTCCATATCTTCGTTGACCCGAGCGGTGAGGAGCACTGGTTCGTCACCCTCACTACCACGGGAGCCCCGGACAAAGAGACCAACCCGCCGAGCAGGGCAGGAAGGAGCCCAACTTGGTACGGCAGTAACATCATTGAGATTGACGAAAACGGCAACGTTAAACTCCCGGAGGTGGAGGAGCTCTTTGGAACACTCTTCAATGACTTCATATCAATGCCCGTCCCGCAGGAGTTCATGGTCTTCAGGAAGAGCGGTGAGGATGGAGCCGGTGCATACTTCATAAACGAGTTCCGCGAGGTCAGCGGCAGGTTTGTCCTCGTGGCTCCGGAGGGCTCGAAGGTTGATGAGGAATCCACCGACATACCCTACAAGCTCCTCGGCGAGAGAACCATAGGGGACAAGCATTACATGCTGTTCGAGGTGACGGTTCCTCTCGGAAAGCACCAGCTCGTTGTATCAAAGGCCCCCGACACAACCAAGCCGGAGGTGAAGATAGCCTACACCTCACCGGCGAAGCCGAAGGTGGGCAAGCCCTTCAAGGTCTACTTCAAGGCTACGGACAACCTCGGCGTTAAGGAAGCTTACGTGGAGATAGTCACGGCCAACGGCACGAAGAGCTACGTGGGAATTCCCACCAAGGGAGACCCCAACGGGGACTACCTCTACGCCCAGGTTGACAAGGTTGACTCGGAGGACTACATAATAAGGGCTGTCGCGGTAGACTTCCACGGCAACAAGGCGGTGGACGAGAAGGTCGTGGGCAACCCGACCTTCACCGAAACGACGACCACAACCCCCACCACAACAACCACGACCACGAGCTCGACCACCACAAGCATCACAACCACCTCATCCCCAACGACCACAAGCACCACGCCTTCAAGCACCCAGAGCACTCCTGAGAGTACCTCAACCACAGGCGGAACCTGCGGACCGGCCTTCATAGGCGCCCTTGCCCTGGTTCCGCTCCTCCTCAGGAGAAGGAAGTGA
- a CDS encoding helicase C-terminal domain-containing protein: MSDYFPYTPRPHQEEFIGLIDDAVRKGENVIIEAPTGFGKTISVLAGVLPYAKSLGYKVLYLARTHKQMDRVIEELKAINAIKPVSGVEMRSRKELCLHSYILNFAPDAYNAMVVCRNLKELKRCPYYENVKKKKEEFEEVARGFLTSPPLPVELLRYAENLEFCPYELVRKVAQRADVIVASYLYMISPGIRDNFMSYFDLDFSDLIVIFDEAHNLPDQAIGALSDRLSIRSVELAIREAEEYNEPEIANFLSVFHRGVSELLAIKFENYKLEEVPILPESIFEHVMDTLSINPRYLVRFLEDMVEVGDAIREDRIKRNKPPRSYVGRVGEFLLLWLALSGREDYLFMASRNNGFYLELVALDPAKALEPLKNVRSAIFMSGTLTPMEAFADVMGIEGRMKKFPRMVKSENALVLVAKDVSTRGNERSVETYRKMAEYIVEAAKLIPKNVGVFTASYEVLEGLLSVNLPLRIEDETGKRVFVEKRGSSSRDNDLLVGAFKAAAREEGGVLLGVMGGRNSEGQDYSGDEMNGAVLVGIPYSRPTPRVEAQVRYFEKKFLNKGRYYGYYLPAHRKLAQAAGRVHRGKDEKGAVVILDYRASWGNIKRDLPDWMVDSMRVVDLRRMSLYLRRFWRG; this comes from the coding sequence ATGAGCGACTACTTTCCATACACACCAAGGCCCCATCAGGAAGAGTTCATAGGGCTTATTGATGACGCCGTTCGAAAGGGGGAGAACGTAATAATCGAGGCCCCGACGGGATTCGGAAAGACGATAAGCGTTCTTGCTGGAGTGCTCCCCTACGCCAAAAGCCTCGGCTACAAGGTTTTATACCTGGCGAGAACCCACAAGCAGATGGACAGGGTTATAGAGGAGCTCAAGGCCATCAACGCCATAAAACCCGTTTCAGGCGTCGAGATGAGAAGCCGAAAGGAGCTGTGTCTCCACAGCTACATCCTGAACTTCGCCCCCGATGCCTACAACGCGATGGTCGTGTGCAGGAACCTCAAGGAGCTCAAGAGGTGCCCCTACTACGAGAACGTGAAGAAAAAGAAGGAGGAGTTTGAAGAGGTCGCCAGGGGCTTTTTGACATCCCCTCCGCTCCCCGTAGAGCTCCTCCGCTACGCTGAAAACCTTGAGTTCTGTCCCTACGAGCTCGTGAGGAAGGTGGCGCAGAGGGCGGACGTTATAGTGGCGAGCTACCTCTACATGATTTCCCCGGGAATAAGGGACAACTTCATGAGCTATTTCGATTTAGATTTCTCCGACCTCATAGTGATCTTTGACGAGGCCCACAACCTTCCAGACCAGGCGATAGGTGCTCTCAGCGACAGGTTGAGCATCAGGAGCGTTGAACTCGCCATAAGGGAGGCGGAGGAGTACAATGAACCCGAGATAGCCAACTTCCTCAGCGTCTTCCACAGGGGTGTGAGTGAGCTCCTCGCCATAAAGTTCGAGAACTACAAGCTGGAGGAGGTTCCCATCCTCCCGGAGAGCATATTCGAGCACGTTATGGACACCCTCTCAATAAACCCCCGCTACCTCGTGCGCTTCCTCGAGGACATGGTGGAGGTGGGGGATGCCATCAGGGAGGATAGGATAAAGAGAAACAAGCCCCCGCGGAGCTACGTTGGAAGGGTTGGGGAGTTCCTTCTCCTCTGGCTCGCGCTCTCCGGCAGGGAGGACTACCTTTTCATGGCGAGCAGGAACAACGGTTTTTACCTCGAACTGGTTGCCCTCGACCCCGCCAAGGCCCTTGAGCCACTCAAAAACGTCCGCTCTGCGATATTCATGTCGGGAACGCTCACTCCAATGGAGGCATTTGCGGATGTTATGGGGATAGAGGGAAGGATGAAGAAGTTCCCGCGCATGGTGAAGAGCGAGAACGCGCTCGTGCTGGTGGCCAAAGATGTCTCCACGCGCGGAAACGAGAGGAGCGTTGAGACCTACAGGAAGATGGCCGAGTACATAGTCGAGGCAGCCAAGCTCATCCCAAAGAACGTTGGCGTGTTCACGGCATCTTACGAAGTCCTTGAGGGTCTTCTATCGGTGAATCTTCCACTCCGCATCGAGGACGAAACCGGAAAGAGGGTCTTCGTCGAGAAGCGGGGCTCCTCCTCTAGGGACAACGACCTCCTTGTGGGCGCCTTTAAAGCGGCCGCGAGGGAGGAAGGCGGCGTCCTCCTCGGGGTCATGGGAGGGCGCAACAGCGAGGGGCAGGACTACAGCGGCGACGAGATGAATGGGGCGGTGCTCGTCGGCATCCCATACTCGAGGCCCACGCCGAGGGTCGAGGCGCAGGTGCGCTACTTCGAGAAGAAGTTCCTCAACAAGGGCCGCTACTACGGATACTACCTCCCCGCCCACAGGAAGCTTGCCCAAGCCGCTGGGAGAGTCCACAGAGGAAAGGACGAGAAGGGAGCCGTTGTAATACTCGACTACAGGGCGTCCTGGGGCAACATAAAGCGCGACCTTCCCGATTGGATGGTAGACTCGATGAGGGTGGTTGACCTGAGGAGGATGAGCCTCTACCTCAGGCGCTTCTGGAGGGGTTAG